One stretch of Nitratiruptor tergarcus DSM 16512 DNA includes these proteins:
- a CDS encoding DUF302 domain-containing protein, producing the protein MKKILLLLAMALFVFANEEIILFSTTQKVTPIQIEETFQKAGYSIQQNRDMNGPYKKQFKQTDFTIYNLLTVYYPKIAMDLVLQEPDSGIFAPFSIVIYQKKGEKKLYAGVLSAKAKAKILGLKYSDKLLNELEKKNIATLKKALPNAKREKLSYKPQPVKEKLLTKYSFEVEESEALDAKDELEMMIEDGLKPIGFVMANFNDFNYDLKEAGIKDFIFYDTYSLCKLKVIYNISKIRPEAGVFAPCTMAVYQKKGTNKMHIVFPNIFNWIATLHIKDPKIIAILKKAQNDMIDVIENALP; encoded by the coding sequence ATGAAAAAGATACTATTACTACTTGCTATGGCACTTTTTGTATTTGCCAATGAGGAGATAATTCTTTTCTCAACTACACAAAAAGTAACGCCTATACAAATTGAAGAGACTTTTCAAAAGGCGGGATACTCTATTCAGCAAAATAGAGATATGAATGGGCCTTATAAAAAGCAGTTCAAACAGACAGATTTTACAATTTATAATCTCTTAACAGTCTACTATCCAAAAATTGCTATGGATCTTGTTTTGCAAGAGCCAGATAGTGGAATTTTTGCTCCATTTAGTATTGTTATCTATCAAAAAAAAGGTGAGAAAAAGCTCTATGCTGGAGTACTGAGCGCTAAGGCTAAGGCGAAAATTTTGGGACTAAAGTATAGCGATAAACTATTAAATGAATTAGAGAAAAAAAATATCGCAACTTTGAAAAAAGCTCTACCAAATGCTAAACGAGAAAAACTTAGCTACAAACCGCAACCTGTAAAAGAGAAACTTCTAACAAAATATAGCTTTGAAGTAGAGGAGAGTGAGGCATTGGATGCCAAAGATGAGCTTGAGATGATGATAGAAGATGGCTTGAAACCTATTGGATTTGTTATGGCAAATTTTAATGATTTTAACTATGATCTCAAAGAGGCTGGTATAAAAGATTTTATCTTCTATGATACCTATTCACTCTGTAAGCTCAAAGTAATCTACAATATCTCAAAAATCCGCCCAGAAGCTGGAGTCTTTGCACCATGTACAATGGCAGTGTATCAAAAAAAGGGAACAAATAAGATGCATATCGTTTTTCCCAATATTTTCAACTGGATTGCAACGCTTCATATAAAAGATCCAAAAATTATTGCGATTCTCAAAAAAGCACAAAATGATATGATTGATGTTATTGAAAATGCCTTGCCCTGA